From Motacilla alba alba isolate MOTALB_02 chromosome 4A, Motacilla_alba_V1.0_pri, whole genome shotgun sequence, one genomic window encodes:
- the PLP1 gene encoding myelin proteolipid protein isoform X1 codes for MGSLDKHSLVGLGDVPRATNEGGPPPPLPPDCSLPFAEAFSPRSAERGRWQRCPGIAGHPGAGSQGVLGGPGRAGPLPLRGVAVTQRALFFAGERDRHPEGEIQGVGPPGREGSARSSEAAERRSGELTKSSTMGLLECCARCLIGAPFASLVATGLCFFGVALFCGCGHEALTGTEQLIETYFSKNYQDYEFLLDVIHGFQYFIYGTAAFFFLYGALLLAEGFYTTGAVRQIFGDYRTTICGKGLSATVTGGPKGRGARGPQRAHSWQRVCHCLGKWLGHPDKFVGITYVLTIIWLLVFACSAVPVYIYFNTWTTCQSIGNPTKTSASIGTLCADARMYGVLPWNAFPGKVCGSNLLSICKTSEFQMTFHLFIAAFVGAAATLVSLVTFIIAATYNFAVLRLMGRGTKF; via the exons ATGGGCAGCTTGGACAAACACAGCCTGGTGGGCCTGGGggatgtccccagagccaccaaTGAGGGGGGACcaccccctcccctgcccccagaCTGCTCTCTCCCTTTTGCAGAAGCCTTTTCCCCCAGGAGCGCTGAGCGGGGCCgctggcagcgctgcccgggcaTCGCCGGGcacccaggagctggcagccaaggggtgctgggggggccgggcagggcgggccCGCTCCCTTTAAGGGGGGTGGCTGTCACTCAGAGAGCCCTTTTCTTTGCTGGAGAGCGGGACAGGCACCCAGAGGGGGAAATCCAGGGCGTGGGACCgcctggcagggagggctccGCACGCAGCAGCGAAGCAGCAGAGCGGCGCTCGGGGGAGCTGACCAAGTCCAGCACCATGG GTTTACTCGAGTGCTGTGCCAGATGTCTCATTGGGGCACCCTTTGCTTCCTTGGTTGCCACTGGCCTGTGCTTCTTTGGGGTAGCGCTGTTTTGTGGCTGTGGGCACGAAGCCCTCACAGGCACGGAGCAGCTCATCGAGACCTACTTCTCCAAAAACTACCAGGACTATGAGTTTCTCCTCGATGT CATCCACGGCTTTCAGTACTTCATCTACGGCACAGCTGCCTTCTTCTTCCTCTATGGAGCCCTGCTGTTGGCCGAAGGCTTCTACACCACGGGTGCCGTCCGGCAAATCTTTGGGGACTACAGGACCACCATCTGCGGCAAGGGCCTCAGCGCAACGGTAACTGGGGGCCCGAAAGGGAGGGGAGCGCGAGGCCCCCAGCGAGCTCACTCGTGGCAGCGGGTGTGTCATTGTTTGGGAAAGTGGCTAGGACATCCTGACAAG TTTGTGGGCATTACCTACGTCCTGACCATCATCTGGCTCCTGGTGTTCGCCTGCTCCGCGGTGCCTGTCTACATCTATTTTAACACTTGGACCACCTGCCAGTCCATTGGCAACCCCACCAAGACCTCGGCCAGCATTGGCACCCTGTGTGCGGATGCCAGGATGTACG GTGTCCTGCCCTGGAATGCTTTCCCTGGCAAGGTGTGTGGCTCCAACCTGCTCTCCATCTGCAAGACCAGCGAG TTCCAGATGACTTTCCACCTCTTCATCGCAGCCTTCGTGGGGGCAGCTGCCACGTTGGTCTCACTG GTCACCTTCATCATCGCTGCCACCTACAACTTCGCAGTCCTCAGGCTGATGGGCCGAGGCACCAAGTTCTAG
- the PLP1 gene encoding myelin proteolipid protein isoform X2, giving the protein MGSLDKHSLVGLGDVPRATNEGGPPPPLPPDCSLPFAEAFSPRSAERGRWQRCPGIAGHPGAGSQGVLGGPGRAGPLPLRGVAVTQRALFFAGERDRHPEGEIQGVGPPGREGSARSSEAAERRSGELTKSSTMGLLECCARCLIGAPFASLVATGLCFFGVALFCGCGHEALTGTEQLIETYFSKNYQDYEFLLDVIHGFQYFIYGTAAFFFLYGALLLAEGFYTTGAVRQIFGDYRTTICGKGLSATFVGITYVLTIIWLLVFACSAVPVYIYFNTWTTCQSIGNPTKTSASIGTLCADARMYGVLPWNAFPGKVCGSNLLSICKTSEFQMTFHLFIAAFVGAAATLVSLVTFIIAATYNFAVLRLMGRGTKF; this is encoded by the exons ATGGGCAGCTTGGACAAACACAGCCTGGTGGGCCTGGGggatgtccccagagccaccaaTGAGGGGGGACcaccccctcccctgcccccagaCTGCTCTCTCCCTTTTGCAGAAGCCTTTTCCCCCAGGAGCGCTGAGCGGGGCCgctggcagcgctgcccgggcaTCGCCGGGcacccaggagctggcagccaaggggtgctgggggggccgggcagggcgggccCGCTCCCTTTAAGGGGGGTGGCTGTCACTCAGAGAGCCCTTTTCTTTGCTGGAGAGCGGGACAGGCACCCAGAGGGGGAAATCCAGGGCGTGGGACCgcctggcagggagggctccGCACGCAGCAGCGAAGCAGCAGAGCGGCGCTCGGGGGAGCTGACCAAGTCCAGCACCATGG GTTTACTCGAGTGCTGTGCCAGATGTCTCATTGGGGCACCCTTTGCTTCCTTGGTTGCCACTGGCCTGTGCTTCTTTGGGGTAGCGCTGTTTTGTGGCTGTGGGCACGAAGCCCTCACAGGCACGGAGCAGCTCATCGAGACCTACTTCTCCAAAAACTACCAGGACTATGAGTTTCTCCTCGATGT CATCCACGGCTTTCAGTACTTCATCTACGGCACAGCTGCCTTCTTCTTCCTCTATGGAGCCCTGCTGTTGGCCGAAGGCTTCTACACCACGGGTGCCGTCCGGCAAATCTTTGGGGACTACAGGACCACCATCTGCGGCAAGGGCCTCAGCGCAACG TTTGTGGGCATTACCTACGTCCTGACCATCATCTGGCTCCTGGTGTTCGCCTGCTCCGCGGTGCCTGTCTACATCTATTTTAACACTTGGACCACCTGCCAGTCCATTGGCAACCCCACCAAGACCTCGGCCAGCATTGGCACCCTGTGTGCGGATGCCAGGATGTACG GTGTCCTGCCCTGGAATGCTTTCCCTGGCAAGGTGTGTGGCTCCAACCTGCTCTCCATCTGCAAGACCAGCGAG TTCCAGATGACTTTCCACCTCTTCATCGCAGCCTTCGTGGGGGCAGCTGCCACGTTGGTCTCACTG GTCACCTTCATCATCGCTGCCACCTACAACTTCGCAGTCCTCAGGCTGATGGGCCGAGGCACCAAGTTCTAG